The following proteins are encoded in a genomic region of Deltaproteobacteria bacterium:
- a CDS encoding response regulator: MTGSDKQKKTDIQVSPPDLQQKLRDMEIQLRHIENENRLSQNESRTATLKYIEVMEELRRKNESLETWKHQLEERVRIRTSSLEASNKALMEEIEKNRAIQNELREKDKRLLHAQKMEAVGILAGGIAHDFNNLLMYIQGNISLVLLGMNASHIHYDKIKNIEEQVKSGVALTRQLLNFATQGERKLLPLDLNEVISKTVAMFARTRKEITVEMKLDEKLGRVNADRGQIEQILLNLYVNASHAMPGGGQLILRTENVSLSEEEARLFLVEAGDFVQVSVGDTGIGMDGETRERIFDPFFTTKGMDRGYGLGLTSVYGIVKGHQGFIDVRSQKGEGSTFLFYLPKTTGAMAEQDGSAEEVILGGRETVLFVDDERTIIEVMEETLETLGYRVLTADNGEEAIRLYREGKEEIDLVILDVIMPGMGGMETFEAMKAINNEVKVIFSSGYSVDHIAREIMDRGCRAFIQKPFNIETISRKVREVLQEV, from the coding sequence ATGACTGGTTCTGATAAACAAAAAAAAACCGATATCCAGGTGTCCCCCCCGGATCTGCAGCAGAAACTCCGCGATATGGAGATTCAGCTCCGCCATATCGAAAATGAAAACCGGTTGTCGCAAAATGAATCCAGGACGGCAACGCTCAAATACATCGAAGTGATGGAAGAGCTGCGCCGGAAGAACGAATCGCTCGAAACATGGAAGCATCAACTGGAAGAGAGAGTCCGAATCCGGACTTCTTCCCTGGAGGCTTCCAATAAGGCCCTCATGGAGGAAATCGAGAAGAATCGTGCGATTCAAAATGAACTGCGGGAAAAGGATAAAAGACTCCTTCACGCCCAGAAGATGGAGGCCGTTGGAATCCTTGCGGGAGGAATCGCCCACGATTTCAACAACCTGCTGATGTATATCCAGGGTAATATCTCTCTGGTCTTGCTCGGGATGAATGCCTCTCACATCCATTACGACAAAATCAAAAATATCGAGGAGCAGGTGAAAAGCGGAGTGGCCCTGACCCGGCAACTCCTGAATTTTGCTACCCAGGGTGAACGCAAGTTGTTGCCTCTCGATTTGAACGAAGTCATTTCAAAAACAGTGGCCATGTTCGCCAGGACGCGGAAGGAAATCACGGTCGAGATGAAATTGGATGAGAAACTGGGAAGGGTCAATGCGGACAGGGGACAGATCGAACAGATTCTACTCAATTTATATGTGAACGCATCCCACGCCATGCCCGGTGGCGGTCAATTGATTTTGAGGACGGAGAACGTTTCCCTTTCCGAGGAAGAAGCCCGTCTGTTCCTTGTCGAGGCGGGGGATTTTGTCCAGGTTTCCGTTGGCGACACGGGGATTGGAATGGACGGGGAAACGAGGGAGCGGATTTTCGACCCGTTCTTTACAACCAAGGGCATGGACCGGGGTTATGGCCTGGGACTGACTTCCGTGTACGGTATCGTCAAAGGTCATCAAGGTTTTATCGATGTCCGGAGCCAAAAGGGCGAGGGATCGACTTTCCTGTTTTATCTGCCGAAAACGACCGGGGCCATGGCAGAACAGGACGGATCAGCAGAAGAAGTCATCTTGGGGGGACGAGAAACGGTGCTTTTTGTAGATGATGAACGGACGATCATTGAGGTCATGGAGGAGACTCTGGAAACCCTGGGCTATCGTGTCCTGACTGCGGACAACGGGGAAGAGGCCATCCGGCTCTATCGTGAGGGGAAGGAAGAGATCGATCTGGTTATTCTGGATGTCATCATGCCCGGTATGGGGGGGATGGAAACCTTTGAAGCCATGAAGGCCATCAATAACGAGGTCAAGGTCATTTTCAGCAGCGGTTACAGTGTTGACCACATTGCCAGGGAAATCATGGATCGCGGTTGCCGGGCCTTCATCCAGAAACCTTTCAATATCGAAACGATTTCCAGAAAGGTGAGGGAGGTGCTTCAGGAAGTTTAG
- a CDS encoding sigma-54-dependent Fis family transcriptional regulator, translating to MKKARILIVDDNELSRQNLSELMIAGGYDVKAVEDGREAMKAFLEDHYDITITDLQMPHMDGLELLRFMKEVAPDHVVIIITGYGTVNNAVEAMKLGAFDFISKPLKDDLVRITVQRAVSYAQLREENVHLRDHLKEKYDLGKLLGYSDCMKRVFSTIEKVADSDSTVLIYGESGTGKELVAKAIHFNSSRKNNPMVPVNCGAIPEDLLESELFGHEKGAFTGAIRTRAGRFELAEGGTLFLDEIGDMSPALQVKVLRAIQEKQYERIGGMKTFEADVRIIAATHQDLEKAVEEKKFREDLYYRINVIPIHLPPLRERGPDIAILANHFLHEMNAKKGRRTGIISQEAMSRLIQYPWPGNVRELQNLMEMLVVMKTSDEIVVDDLPEKFHRQHRIEPSRTSLDLLEEGFDYNAAVTQFEKDLLLKALDLSGGVKNRAAKLLSLNRTTLVEKLKRFQLGD from the coding sequence ATGAAAAAAGCCAGAATTCTCATCGTTGACGATAACGAACTCAGTCGCCAAAACCTGTCCGAACTCATGATCGCCGGCGGTTACGACGTGAAAGCCGTGGAGGATGGGCGGGAAGCGATGAAGGCCTTCCTGGAAGACCACTACGACATCACCATCACGGATCTCCAAATGCCCCACATGGATGGCTTGGAGTTGCTGCGGTTCATGAAAGAGGTGGCACCGGATCATGTCGTCATCATCATAACCGGCTATGGCACCGTCAACAATGCCGTGGAAGCCATGAAACTGGGCGCCTTTGATTTCATCTCCAAACCCCTGAAAGACGATCTCGTCCGTATCACTGTCCAGCGAGCCGTATCCTACGCCCAGCTCCGGGAGGAGAACGTCCATCTCCGGGATCACCTGAAAGAGAAATACGATCTGGGAAAACTCTTGGGCTACAGCGACTGCATGAAAAGGGTGTTTTCAACCATTGAAAAAGTCGCCGATTCGGACAGCACCGTGCTGATCTACGGGGAAAGCGGAACGGGAAAAGAACTGGTGGCCAAGGCAATCCATTTCAACAGTTCACGTAAAAACAATCCCATGGTTCCCGTAAACTGCGGTGCCATCCCCGAGGATCTTCTGGAAAGCGAGCTGTTCGGCCATGAAAAAGGCGCCTTCACCGGGGCAATCCGCACGAGGGCGGGAAGGTTCGAACTCGCGGAAGGCGGAACCCTCTTTCTCGATGAAATCGGCGACATGAGTCCCGCCCTGCAGGTCAAGGTATTGCGGGCGATCCAGGAAAAGCAGTACGAGAGAATCGGCGGAATGAAAACATTCGAAGCCGACGTCCGTATCATCGCAGCCACACACCAGGATCTGGAGAAGGCGGTGGAAGAAAAGAAATTTCGCGAGGATTTATATTATCGCATCAACGTCATCCCGATACATCTGCCCCCGCTCAGGGAAAGGGGACCGGATATTGCCATCCTGGCCAACCATTTTCTCCATGAGATGAACGCGAAAAAGGGAAGGAGAACGGGTATAATCTCTCAGGAAGCGATGAGTCGCTTGATCCAGTACCCCTGGCCCGGTAATGTCAGGGAATTACAGAACCTGATGGAAATGCTCGTCGTCATGAAAACGAGCGACGAAATCGTGGTTGACGATCTTCCGGAGAAATTTCACCGTCAACATCGCATCGAACCATCACGAACAAGTCTCGACCTGCTGGAAGAGGGATTTGACTACAATGCGGCGGTCACGCAATTCGAGAAAGACCTGCTCCTGAAAGCGCTGGACCTGAGCGGCGGGGTAAAAAACAGGGCGGCGAAGTTGCTCTCCTTGAATCGCACGACCCTCGTGGAAAAACTGAAACGCTTCCAGTTGGGGGATTGA
- a CDS encoding purine-binding chemotaxis protein CheW, producing MKEAEELTSQVGKARMDGEGKYLTFFLADEEYGIGILKVKEIIGMMTITHVPQTPEYVKGVVNLRGKVIPVVDLRLKFGMNPIDYTERTCIIVVEIVNAGKTIPMGIVVDSVSEVLNIKGGDIEAPPSFGTNLKTEFIRGMAKMGSSVKILLDIDLVLADEETGIIQNDEVG from the coding sequence ATGAAAGAAGCGGAAGAGCTTACAAGTCAGGTCGGAAAGGCGAGGATGGATGGGGAAGGCAAATATCTGACGTTTTTTTTGGCGGACGAGGAATACGGGATCGGCATCCTGAAAGTAAAGGAAATTATCGGGATGATGACAATTACCCATGTCCCCCAAACTCCGGAATACGTCAAGGGGGTCGTCAATCTGCGCGGTAAGGTCATCCCCGTTGTCGATCTGCGCCTCAAATTTGGAATGAATCCCATTGATTACACGGAAAGGACCTGTATCATTGTCGTTGAGATCGTCAATGCCGGCAAGACCATTCCCATGGGTATTGTGGTGGATTCCGTTTCCGAGGTGTTGAATATCAAGGGTGGAGATATTGAGGCCCCCCCTTCCTTTGGTACAAACCTGAAGACGGAGTTTATCAGGGGTATGGCCAAGATGGGATCAAGCGTCAAGATTCTCTTGGATATCGACCTTGTTTTGGCGGACGAAGAAACGGGAATCATACAAAACGACGAAGTCGGCTAA
- a CDS encoding helix-turn-helix domain-containing protein, with the protein MEKTFYSTSEVADLFGVSRVTIYRWVKGGKIQSFGLGKNLKIPLFEIKRLLQDFGISDLSYDDLNGFLENHSIGEIIQEMGKEGKHDP; encoded by the coding sequence ATGGAAAAAACATTTTACTCAACATCGGAAGTCGCTGACCTCTTTGGCGTGAGCCGGGTCACGATTTACCGCTGGGTGAAGGGGGGGAAAATCCAGTCCTTCGGATTGGGAAAAAACTTGAAGATTCCCCTGTTTGAAATCAAGCGGCTTTTGCAGGATTTCGGTATTTCCGACCTTTCTTACGACGATCTGAATGGTTTCCTGGAGAATCACAGCATAGGGGAGATCATTCAGGAAATGGGCAAAGAAGGTAAACACGATCCTTAA